The following nucleotide sequence is from Mesorhizobium sp. J8.
CTTCGATCGCGCCGGGGCGCGGCTTCAGCGTTTCGGCCAGCGGCAAATAGTGATCGTATTTGCGCACGATCCAGTCATCGAAGGGCAGGGCGAGGCCGAATTCGTCGCGCAGCATCTCGTAGACCGGCCATGCCGCGATGCCCAGCACGCGCTCATGCAGGTCGTGCGGCGGGGCGATGCCGACGCTGCGCAGCGCCGCCGCCAGCGCCGCCGCGTGCAACGGCTCGCTGTCGACCAGTGTTCCGTCCATATCCCAGAAAACGGCTTTCGGCGTCATGCGCGGCTCCTTTCGCCGATCCCCTTAATCGGTTTCCGGGTGGAGATAAACCATCCCGCCGGCAAATGCTTGGGCGGACGGCTGACTGGTCCGTCGAGAGCCTTCAACACGTGCAAGCAATTGCTCTTTCGATAGACAATTGCGCGTCGCGATATTCGCTGTAAGCTATGGCGCCCGTTTCAGCATTCTCGCGGGCGGGGAGGCAGGACGTGTATTCGCGACAGGAAACCGGCAGCACCAGGTTGGACGACGCCGCGCGCGCCGGCTGGCTCTATTACGTCGCCGGCAACACGCAGGACCAGATCGCCGCCAAGCTCGGCATCTCCAGGCAGACGGCGCAGCGGCTGGTGTCGCTTGCCATGTCGGAAGGGCTGATCAAGGTGCGGGTCGACCATCCGATCGCCAATTGCCTCGACCTCGCCGCGCGGCTGAAGTCGCGCTTCGCGCTCGACCTTGTGGAAGTTGTGCCGAGCGACCCGACCTCGAACTCGACGACGATCGGCATCGCCGAGGCGGCCGCCGCCGAGATCGAACGCCGGCTGCGTTCCGAAGCCCCCATCGTCATGGCGATCGGCACCGGGCGCACGCTGAAGGCCGCCATCGAGCAGCTGCCGCCGATGGACTGCCCGCAGCACAAGGTCGTGTCCTTGACCGGCAACATCTCGCCCGACGGCTCGGCCGCCTTCTACAACGTCATCTTCACCATGGCCGACCGCGTCAAGGCGCGGTCTTTCCCGATGCCGCTGCCCGTCATCGCCTCCTCGCCGGAAGAGCGCGAGATGCTGCTCAACCAGCCGATGATCCAGCCGACGCTGGCGCTGGCCGCGGAAGCCGACGTCACCTTCGTCGGCATCGGCGATCTCGGGCCCAAGGCGCCGCTCTACGAAGACGGCTTCATTTCAGAAGGCGAGCTGAAGGCGCTGCAGAAGGCCGGCGGCATCGCCGAGATCGTCGGCTGGGTCTTCGACCGCGAGGGCCGCATGATCGAAGGTATCACCAACGACCGCGTTTCTTCCGCCGCGCTGCCGTCGCGGGAGAAGTCGCTGGTCATCGCCTTGGCCATGGGCGAGCGCAAGCTGCCGGGCATCCTGGCGGCCGTCAACCGCCGGCTGGTCAATGGCCTCATCACCGACGAGCGGACTGCCGAAGCCCTGCTTGCCGGCTGATTGCCCATAAAACAGCCGGCTTATTGCGAGGGGCTGCGCGGGTCGTTGCCGTCGAGAAACCCCATGTCGCGCTGCAGATGCTCGGATAGTTCCCGGACATCGATATAGCCGCGCCTGCGACCCGAAAACCATGCAAATCCGCGCATGAGCGCGTAAAACCAGCCGTGCGCCGGGGTGGAAACGAGTTTTTCCTGAACCGTGACCATGATCGTCAGCCTTGAACTGGATTGATCGTTGATCCCAAATATCTGTCTGGCCGGTTCGTGCTTCCAATTAAACCTCGATCATGACCCATAAGGAGGCCTTATGCCCGATCTCAGCCCTCCGCAGCTTGCGCCGCTGCCGCCGCTGCAGGCGATCCGGGTGTTCGAAGCGGTGGCAAGGCACCTGTCCTTCACCAAGGCGGCGCAGGAACTGGGCATGACCCAGGCGGCCGCGAGCTACCAGATCAAGGTGCTGGAGGAGCGCATCGGCGCGCCGCTGTTCCTGCGCAGGCCTAAGCAGATCGAGCTGACCGAGCCCGGCCGGCGCCTGGCGCCTGCCGTCAGCGAAGCTTTTTCCATCCTGGGCCAGGCCTATGCCGCGGCGCGCGGCGGCGCCGACGGACTGCTCTGCGTCACCACCGTGCTGACCTTCGCCTCCAACTGGCTGGCGCAGCATCTGGGCTCGTTCCAACTCGCCCATCCGGCCCTTGCCGTGCGGCTCGACACGTCGAGCCGCCTCACCGATTTCGCGCGCGAGGATGTCGATCTCGCCATCCGCTCCGGCGGCGGCAAGTGGCCGGGCCTGGAAGCGCACAAGCTGCTCGACGCCGACTTCACGCCGATGCTGAGCCCCAAGCTCGCCGCGAGCATCGGCGGCGTCACGGAGCCGGCCGACCTCTTGCGCCTGCCGATCCTCGATCCGGGCGACATCTGGTGGTCGCAATGGTTCGAAGCCGCCGGCGTGACCGGGCACGATCTCGCCAAGCGGCCGGGCTCCAGCATGGGCGCGCAGGCCTATGAGGCGAACGCGGCGATGGCCGGCCATGGCGTGGCGATCCTGACCAGGGCGCTGTTCAAGAACGAGCTCGCCGACGGCCGCCTGATCCAGCCTTTCGATCTGGTCGGTGATGACGGCCATGCTTATTGGCTGGTCTATCCGACCGCCCGCCGCAACGTGCCGAAGATCCGCGCCTTCCGCGACTGGATCCTGGCCGAGATCGCCTGCCCGTAAGAAGACCTCCCCAGCTTCCCGCTCCCTTCCGCCCGGCGACGTCGCCGGGCGGTTTACGTGACGTCATTTCTGTTGCGCCGCAGCATAGATTCCGGCTTGACATAAATCACGGTAAGTGAGTAATTGCTCAAAGCCAAGGCAAATGCTCATCTTGGTTTAAGGGAGGAATTTGATGAAACTTCGCACGCTCACCCTGGGCCTGTTGTCGGCCAGCGCCCTCGCTTTCGCCGCGCATGCCGAATCCATCACCATCGCCACCGTCAACAATGGCGACATGGTCCGCATGCAGAAGCTGACGGACGACTTCACCAAGGCCAACCCCGACATCCAGCTCAACTGGGTCACGCTTGAAGAGAACGTGCTGCGCGAGCGCGTCACCACCGACATCGCCACCAAGGGCGGCCAGTACGACGTCATGACCATCGGCACCTATGAGGTTCCGATCTGGGCCAAGCAGAGCTGGCTCCTGCCGCTCGACAAGCTCGGCGACGACTACGACGTCAAGGACATCATCCCGGCCATCGCCGGCGGCCTTTCCGTCGACGGCAAGCTCTATGCCGCGCCCTTCTACGGCGAGAGCTCCTTCGTCATGTACCGCAAGGACCTGATGGAGAAGGCGGGCCTGAAGATGCCCGACGCGCCGACCTGGGACTTCATCAAGCAGGCCGCCGACAAGATGACCGACCGCGCCAACGGCGTGAACGGCGTCTGCCTGCGCGGCAAGGCCGGCTGGGGCGAGAACATGGCCTTCCTCACCGCCATGTCGAACTCCTTCGGCGCCCGCTGGTTCGACGAGAACTGGAAGCCGCAATTCGATCAGCCCGAATGGAAGAACACGCTGCAGTTCTACGTCGACCTGATGAAGGC
It contains:
- a CDS encoding sugar-binding transcriptional regulator → MAPVSAFSRAGRQDVYSRQETGSTRLDDAARAGWLYYVAGNTQDQIAAKLGISRQTAQRLVSLAMSEGLIKVRVDHPIANCLDLAARLKSRFALDLVEVVPSDPTSNSTTIGIAEAAAAEIERRLRSEAPIVMAIGTGRTLKAAIEQLPPMDCPQHKVVSLTGNISPDGSAAFYNVIFTMADRVKARSFPMPLPVIASSPEEREMLLNQPMIQPTLALAAEADVTFVGIGDLGPKAPLYEDGFISEGELKALQKAGGIAEIVGWVFDREGRMIEGITNDRVSSAALPSREKSLVIALAMGERKLPGILAAVNRRLVNGLITDERTAEALLAG
- a CDS encoding LysR substrate-binding domain-containing protein translates to MPDLSPPQLAPLPPLQAIRVFEAVARHLSFTKAAQELGMTQAAASYQIKVLEERIGAPLFLRRPKQIELTEPGRRLAPAVSEAFSILGQAYAAARGGADGLLCVTTVLTFASNWLAQHLGSFQLAHPALAVRLDTSSRLTDFAREDVDLAIRSGGGKWPGLEAHKLLDADFTPMLSPKLAASIGGVTEPADLLRLPILDPGDIWWSQWFEAAGVTGHDLAKRPGSSMGAQAYEANAAMAGHGVAILTRALFKNELADGRLIQPFDLVGDDGHAYWLVYPTARRNVPKIRAFRDWILAEIACP
- a CDS encoding ABC transporter substrate-binding protein; translation: MKLRTLTLGLLSASALAFAAHAESITIATVNNGDMVRMQKLTDDFTKANPDIQLNWVTLEENVLRERVTTDIATKGGQYDVMTIGTYEVPIWAKQSWLLPLDKLGDDYDVKDIIPAIAGGLSVDGKLYAAPFYGESSFVMYRKDLMEKAGLKMPDAPTWDFIKQAADKMTDRANGVNGVCLRGKAGWGENMAFLTAMSNSFGARWFDENWKPQFDQPEWKNTLQFYVDLMKADGPEGASSNGFNENLALFQQGKCGMWIDATVAASFVSDPKASQVADKVGYALAPDNGLGKRGNWLWAWSLAIPAGTQKADAAEKFVSWATSKHYAELVASKEGWANVPPGTRSSLYANPEYQKAAPFAKMTLDSINAADPTHPTVKPVPYVGVQFVAIPEFQGLGTTVGQLFSAALAGQSSVDDALKQAQDAATAAMTEGGYIK